Genomic DNA from Rahnella variigena:
GTTCTGTGGCGGAAGTTGAAGCGGTGCGTGATGTGCTGGGCGATGACCCCCGTCCGCTGTGGCTGTCCTTCACTTTGCAGGACAATCTTGATCCGCAGGGCAATGCGCTGCTGCGTTCCGGCGAATCCGTTGCTGAGGCGGTGAACGCTGCACTGCGGATTTCTGCCGGTGCGGTGCTGTTCAATTGCAGCCGACCGGAAGTGATGGCGACGGCGGTGAAAACCGCACGCGCTGCACTGACCGCGCAGGGATCGGCGCTTGATATCGGTGTCTATGCCAACGCCTTTGAACCTTCCGATAACACGCGCGGTGCCAACGAAGGGCTGAGCAAAATGCGTCAGGACACCGATCCTGCCGGATACCTCGATTTCGCCAAAGACTGGGTGGCGCAGGGCGCGACGATGGTTGGCGGCTGCTGCGGCATCGGGCCGGAACATATTGCGGCGCTGAAAAAAGCCTTCGTTAAATAACGTCCATAAAAAGAAAAAATCACATTTATATTCTGAAGGCATCCTTCGGAGACAGGGGAAACACATGATTGATCGTCGTTCGTTTATTAAAAGTGCGGGGGCACTTACCGTTGCTGCGGCAACGCATTCTCTGTGGCTGGGAAATGCTTTTGCTGCGGAGACAGATAAACCGAAAAAAGGCGGCCATCTGGTCGTCGGCGTAGATAACGCCTCAAGTACTGACCGTCTGGATCCAGCGTTCTGGTTCGAAACTTATATGTATTTCGTTGGCTCGCAGATGTTTAACAATCTGGTGGAAATCGACGAAAACGCGAAGCTCGCGCCGTCGCTGGCCGAGTCGTGGGCTTCCACTGACGGCAGCAAAACCTGGGTGCTGAAAATCCGTCAGGGCGTGCAGTTCCATGACGGTCGCTCACT
This window encodes:
- a CDS encoding homocysteine S-methyltransferase family protein is translated as MFSNIQILDGGMGRELARMGAPFRQPEWSALALIEAPQFVRAAHDAFIAAGSQVITTNSYAVVPFHVGDDVFAEQGAALIALSGKLAREAADAAPAKVLVAGSLPPVLGSYRPDLFEPVAAKKLLQVLVDNLTGNVDVWLAETQSSVAEVEAVRDVLGDDPRPLWLSFTLQDNLDPQGNALLRSGESVAEAVNAALRISAGAVLFNCSRPEVMATAVKTARAALTAQGSALDIGVYANAFEPSDNTRGANEGLSKMRQDTDPAGYLDFAKDWVAQGATMVGGCCGIGPEHIAALKKAFVK